The DNA sequence GAAGATAAATCGAACTTGTTTTAAGCTAAAGTTGACATGATTTATGAGTAGAACGAGAATAGAAAGTTGTAGACAATTTAATTGAACCGTTTTGAGCTGAAGTTGATATGATTTGTGAGGAGAACGAGAATAGGAAGTTGTGGAAGATTAATCGAACTGATTTGAGCTAAAGTTGACATGAATTATGAGTAGAACGAGAATAGAAAGCTGTGGAAGATTAATCGAACCCATTTTGAGCTGAAGTTGACATGATTTGTGAGTAGAACGAGAATAAAAAAGTTGTGGAAGATTAATTGAACCCGTTTTAAGCTGAAGTTGACATGATTTTGAGTAGAACGAGAATAGAAAGCGAGGAAAGTAacttattttatgttaaataagTGATTTACATGTTAAATAAGTCTAAATCCAACGGAAACAACCATTGATTTACATCGGTGGTTCTAGCTTATTATAAGTATTTGTCACAATAAATTATATCTTCGATCAAATTCATAACGTTATAACCTcgggatgaaaatgaaatctcATAACAAAGGACTTTCAAGACCGGCATTTCATGCACTAAGTATAACAGTTCAAGACCATCACTAACACATATGGTCTGatttagcccattacgtattgtcgtcagcctcacagttttaaaacatgtctactagggagaggtttccacacccttataagtagaATCTCACATCGAGCAATAGAGATCCAGATCGagcgttttttttaatattacaaaatatataaaaactcataaatattaaacaaaaagtaaaggaaaattggatatatgtttcatatatatatatataacataaaaacaaaactccATTAAGGTAAGCCTTCAAGTTCCCATCAATTATGTTTTGGTGGGTGATGCATATGAGTCAAATAATCAGCATTTTCATAAACTAATGAAGAACCATTCcccaatttcttcttcttcttcttcttgccaTTTTCACCATTGAAAGAGCTTGGAACAGCCATTTTTGAGCTCTTGCTACTTTCCAATGGCATACCTTCTTTCACTtccaatcttcttcttcctccaatgTTGTTGCTCAAAAGTTCCTAAGGAAAAAGTGAGCGAGATTATTGATATATATGAATCCTCGAGTCCAATTAGGGTAGATATTCACGTACCTTTTCACGTGAAGCAAAACTATCTCGAGCTTGAGCTACGTCTTTGTATTCTAAACCTGaaacgaaaagaaagaaaacatggGTATTCATTAGAAGATGTAGAGCTCTTAAACAAAGTTAGATTTCGTCCTCGAGAAGTGAAAACAGGTAACCTAACCCTACGATAAAAGGGTTTATATTGATTTACTTAATAAAACTATCTCGAGCTTGAGCTACGTCTTTGTATTCTAAACCTaaaacgaaaagaaagaaaacatggGTATTCATTAGAAGATGTAGAACTCTTAAACAAAGTTAGATTTCATCTTCGAGAAGTGAAAACAGGTAATCTAACCCTACAATAAAGGATTTATATTGATTTACTTAACAAAACTATCTCGAGCTTGAACTACGTCTTTGTATTCTAAACCTAaaccgaaaagaaagaaaacatggGTATTCATTAGAAGATGTAGAACTCTTAAACAAAGTTAGATTTCATCTTCGAGAAGTGAAAACAGGTAATCTAACCCTACAATAAAGGATTTATATTGATTTACTTAACAAAACTATCTCGAGCTTGAACTACGTCTTTGTATTCTAAACCTAaaccgaaaagaaagaaaacatggGCATTCATTAGAAGATGTAGAGCTCTTAAACAAAGTCAAATTTCGTTTTCGAGAAGTGAAAACAGGTAACCCTAACCCTACAAGAAAACCCGTTAACAGTCTACTAGTCTATGTAAGGCTATAAAGTGCAACAAAACTAGCATTATATTATCAAATCAATTCAAATGTGAGCAACGAACATAATTCaattgattcgagttcaatcTCGACTAAACAGAAGAAAACCCGCTTCTAAATTTACGTATTGAAATGAACGAAGGATAAAGACCTCGATGAAACTTCATGATGGAAAGTGATGTAATTGGAAGAACAACCAGCAAAAAGCAAGCAAACCTAACAAAACCCATCTTTGATTGTTTGAGCACAATGAAAATGGTGGCACAAAAATGgggtttttagggtttttttagggttttgtttagTGGAGAGGAGTTGTTGGAGGAGACAAAAGGGAGATATTTATAGAAAAGAGTGTGTAAAGTGGGATTGAGTCAAATCTATGGGACTGCTTGTCTCCGACATCCCTCTGTTTTTCATGCTTTGAAATCCCAAAAACATGTTCATTCAATTCATTCTAGGAAGTTTCGAAAACCTAAATCTTTTGTTAGATGTGTATTAGCATCAATTTTGGTGCAAACCCATGTGTCGAACTCGTTTtctttgaatatatatattagaccGAGCTCGATTGTTGAACGTGCATGTCTATACTACGAGTTCAGAATTTGTTTGCAATTGTCGTTATTTAAAATGGTCAAagtgtgagatcacacatcaattggagaacgGAACGATATagttcttataagggtgttgaaatctctccctagtagacgtgttttaaatcGTGAGGATGACGACGgtacataacgagccaaagtggataatatctgttagttgtaggcttgagctgttacaaaaggTATCATAGTCAAGTCACTGGACGGTATGTTAGTGAGGATGCTTGCCCCTCCTCTGAGGCAGATGGGAATGAAacgttccttataagggtttgaaaatctctccgtaatagacgcgttttaaaatcgtgagattaacgacgatacgtaacgggtcaaatcGGTCAATATCTCCTAACGGTGGGTTTAGATTGttacacaaaaatttcgaGAATTGCTCAACGTAATGTGAAGTAAAAGAGAACAATTAACGTCTCAACCATAATCTCAAACTTCGATTCTTATTCATAAAATGACACCCGTTAGAGTAATTCTCGTGAGCCCTGATgtcattttataaattttgatcgTGAATGTTATCAATCGTCCAAATTATTTCTTCTACGTTAGTTTGAGACATGAACGACAGTTTAAGCTAACCGAGCTAGAGTTCATGTGTGCTTACGATGATACCTAACTCTataaacaaaccaaacatGAATGTCCAACTTTGTTAGAGCAACCGACAGGTACGCTATCAAATACGAGAAGATTAAAGCTAACCGAGCTAGGGTTCATGTGTGCTCACGATGATACCTTACTCTataaacaaaccaaacatGAATGTCCAACTTTATTAGAGCAACCGATAGGTATGCTATCAGATACGAGAAGATTATCGATATCGATGAactttgatattattatttttttaattaaaagtgtCATCGTGGAAAGGAAGGTGTGAGTTGTTGTTGTGCGCTTGTCTAACGTTGTGGGATGAACGAGGTCAGCTTTTTTCATGGATCCAAACAAACAAGGGTGGACTTCTAAGCTATGTTTTCAACGCcctctctctttatttatttatttatttatttatttatttattttctcaatgccaaaaaagttttattttatttatttattcatttctttcttggtATATGTactatcatatatatatatatatatatatataaaagaagtttagatctttctcttttcaaagAAGTCTTGTTTTCTTGGCCAAACTCCACGTGTCGAGCTATACGTGTCGAGCTATATGTTTGTGTCTTAAAGTATGGGCGTCGGTCAGCTTACAGCCTTCATATAGTTTCTATACTAAATATCAACTTGTTATCTCGTTGTCTCATCTAAAGAAGACGTGTCATGTGAACATATAGAAACATAGAAATATTTTGCCTCGGGTCAAGTAATAGACCATGAATGAAGAAGTAGTGGGTCTTTCACTCTCTTCCTAATGAATCGAGGAGTTGGGTCGAGTTGGGTCGAGTAATAGACCATGAATGAAGAAGTGTGGGTCCTTCACTCTCTTCCCAGTGAATCGAGGAGCTGGGTCAAGTAATAGGCCATGAGCGAAGAAGTAGTGGGTCTTTCACAGTGAATCGAGGAACTGGGTCAAGGACTCCTCGTTAGATCTCCTTGCCTCTAACTTGCTTTCAAAGAACGAGCTAACAAAATCCTTGAATGGGTGTAACGATCATTACCTACTGGTAAGTCAGACCTAATCGGGCCATGAATACCATAAAAGATCTCAACTTCCTACTACCCTTTAATGAAAACCCTAGTTGCTCGGACCCTGTAAACCTAAAACTCCTCGTAACATCTCTATGGATGGACTTTGACGAGTGAATGCCCGTAATCTGCTCAATATAATATTGTATAcgaaagaaaaggggaagggGAGGCCCCAAGACATGATTTGGAATGATTTACTTTTACAATGAGAGAGATGTTTGGTGCATattgagtgaaagaagggaagtTTTCTCCCTAAAATACCAACATTTGAATGTGGCACCAAGCATCACCAATCACCTTTTCCCCAAAAAGCTAGGGTTCATAGGATTGTTCATTGATGTCccattcattttccttttaaaaagaGCTATGAATTCAAGAACTAAGCTACAAAATAATGACGTCTAGAGTATAGAAGACAACCAAATTAGTAGCTCGAATTTGAGATCGTGCTTAGCACACAAACGAGCGAAAAGTTAGGAAGATCGGGCAAAAGGGTCGGAATATTCTATGAAATTGTCTCCATATTTGAGAAATTCAAGGAATTTGATCATTAGGGCTCGACCGTGACCGTGGTGGTTCTCTACAAAACACAGTAAACAAGTAAACTCGTAGGTGGAAATAGTatgtgaggtctcacatcgttggagaagggaacgaaacatttcttataagggtgtggatcCCTCTTCCTTAcagaagtgttttaaaaccgtaaagCTAATGATGatacgaacaatatctgctagtgctTACATAGTAGAGTTCtcgtcaaatattctttagCTATGCAATTTCCACTCGATACAGACAGTTCTTACTATCTGATGGAGAATAGAGGTTAAAGCAATAATAACATATAAAGAACTGTAATTTATAAATCCAGTATTTTCTATAATCTTCTAAAATCAACGAGCTGGTTTTATTCAGCAATCATtcaactatataataaaattttaacctaTGATTAAGATCGTATAATACGACAATTATGAATAAATTCAATCATATTAATGATAGATTAATCTTCCTTAAATCAGTGGAGTGAAATCCCAACATCTGATTTAATTCCTTAAACGACAAAACCCCAACTTAATGTTCTTGAAGAGGGGccctcaaaaaaaaaaaaaaaaaaaaaaaaaaaaaaNNNNNNNNNNNNNNNNNNNNNNNNNNNNNNNNNNNNNNNNNNNNNNNNNNNNNNNNNNNNNNNNNNNNNNNNNNNNNNNNNNNNNNNNNNNNNNNNNNNNNNNNNNNNNNNNNNNNNNNNNNNNNNNNNNNNNNNNNNNNNNNNNNNNNNNNNNNNNNNNNNNNNNNNNNNNNNNNNNNNNNNNNNNNNNNNNNNNNNNNNNNNNNNNNNNNNNNNNNNNNNNNNNNNNNNNNNNNNNNNNNNNNNNNNNNNNNNNNNNNNNNNNNNNNNNNNNNNNNNNNNNNNNNNNNNNNNNNNNNNNNNNNNNNNNNNNNNNNNNNNNNNNNNNNNNNNNNNNNNNNNNNNNNNNNNNNNNNNNNNNNNNNNNNNNNNNNNNNNNNNNNNNNNNNNNNNNNNNNNNNNNNNNNNNNNNNNNNNNNNNNNNNNNNNNNNNNNNNNNNNNNNNNNNNNNNNNNNNNNNNNNNNNNNNNNNNNNNNNNNNNNNNNNNNNNNNNNNNNNNNNNNNNNNNNNNNNNNNNNNNNNNNNNNNNNNNNNNNNNNNNNNNNNNNNNNNNNNNNNNNNNNNNNNNNNNNNNNNNNNNNNNNNNNNNNNNNNNNNNNNNNNNNNNNNNNNNNNNNNNNNNNNNNNNNNNNNNNNNNNNNNNNNNNNNNNNNNNNNNNNNNNNNNNNNNNNNNNNNNNNNNNNNNNNNNNNNNNNNNNNNNNNNNNNNNNNNNNNNNNNNNNNNNNNNNNNNNNNNNNNNNNNNNNNNNNNNNNNNNNNNNNNNNNNNNNNNNNNNNNNNNNNNNNNNNNNNNNNNNNNNNNNNNNNNNNNNNNNNNNNNNNNNNNNNNNNNNNNNNNNNNNNNNNNNNNNNNNNNNNNNNNNNNNNNNNNNNNNNNNNNNNNNNNNNNNNNNNNNNNNNNNNNNNNNNNNNNNNNNNNNNNNNNNNNNNNNNNNNNNNNNNNNNNNNNNNNNNNNNNNNNNNNNNNNNNNNNNNNNNNNNNNNNNNNNNNNNNNNNNNNNNNNNNNNNNNNNNNNNNNNNNNNNNNNNNNNNNNNNNNNNNNNNNNNNNNNNNNNNNNNNNNNNNNNNNNNNNNNNNNNNNNNNNNNNNNNNNNNNNNNNNNNNNNNNNNNNNNNNNNNNNNNNNNNNNNNNNNNNNNNNNNNNNNNNNtatatatatgaaattttgaattttgaatttcaagaaaatttaataaataattatttagagtctttttaatggattttttttttgtcatttattattataaattattatttggaaaaaaaggaatatttttaataaactttaaataactatttttaataaaatgttatttagagttttattattattattatttaataaataaataaatattatgataaatttttaaagaagaaattagtAAAAGGTTTAAGATTGTGGGTTAGGCAAGTGAACAAGACACATACGCCGACATAGAAGCAGCCTACAAATGCTTGCAAGAAACATACGGCGTTAAAGAAGACCAAACAATTCTGTACGGACAGTCTGTCGGCAGTGGGCCCACACTGGAGTTAGCCACGCGGCTGCCGGCGGTGAGGGCCGTCGTCCTCCACAGCCCAATTCTCTCCGGCCTCCGTGTTCTCTATCCTCCTCTCAAGAAGACTTTCTGGTTCGACATTTACAAGGTTTCCCCCCTTTTTTGCTTATATACcctcccttttcttcttatttgcATTTTTGCCCtcttctaaaaatatttcaaaaatatccctacaattttaaaatttttaaaagttaccttaaatttttttttaataatttcaaaaaattaccatgagtaaaaactttttaaagttttttttcataaagattaaaatattacttttaaaaatttatgggtattttttaatataatattttctgaaaatgtattttaaatttttaaaaaagtttaggagtattttttttttttaattttggaaagttaaaaataatatattaacagTTTACGACTaatagtaaatatattttttaaactatttaacgatattattgaaactttggaaagtttaaggatgttttttaaacaaagtGTCGAGTtcagagatatttttattattgcaGAATATTGACAAGATTCCGCTTCTTGATTGTCCAGTGTTGGTGATTCATGTAAGTTTTTtcggtcttttttttttataaggtttagggtttacGGTTTATTAGTAATTGAAGTTTCTTCAGGGAACCGAAGATAAAGTCGTGGATTGTTCCCATGGAAAGCAGCTGTGGGAGCTTTGCAAAGACAAGTACGAACCCTTATGGCTCAAAGGAGGAAGCCATTGTGACTTAGAACTTTACCCACAATACCTAAATCACCTTCGTAAGTTCATATCCGCCATACAAACACTACGTCCAACCAAAAAAGTTCACGAACATGATCATAAACCACCACCGACCACCAATCAAAAGGACAAATCTCGAGCTACCCATAAGTCGAGAAACAGCGTGGATCGGTTGCTAAAGTCAAAGAACAACGTAGATTCATCGGAAAGACCACGAAATAGCTTTGACCGGTAAGTCAAACTCAAACAGCTTACTAACTGCtagaaaaagtagaaatatgTTAACGACGTGTGATGTGATTTAACAGCTTGGGAGATATAGTGCGGTCTGTTGGGTTGTGCAACGTCGACTGTTTGAAGCACGAGGTGGCCGAAGCTTGATATCGAAAAATGTAAATGACTATCTTCGTTGGATTTAATGGTTTAACTGTTCTTATCGAGTTATTTATCGTCCATTTTTAGTTGTATTATTTATATCGTTATATCAATATACGCCGagtataataataaactaaataatgaCGTGATTGAATAAAAATGGTCGTATGgtgaaaaatatttctataaGAGAAAAccgtaaaaataaattataaaatatttttgtttactccaaatttagatttaatataattttaacgACTTTTATGATGTATTAAAATGAGTTGTTCGAGAGATGacctttaaaaatttataataacgtaattttaaaaaataaatattaaattttaatctaaattagtatttaataggatagaaactaaatattaaatttttaggaattatattaaaatatttattaatatttaaaaattataaatatttttattaacttaGCTAAAAAAAATGGCTAACAAACGGCAGCCGCCCTAAGTAAGGATTATGAACAGATTAAAGTGTAATTAcagacaaaattaaaatgtccAAATTTTTAGGTGAGTAAAATACACAAAATGAACAGATTCAACcagattttgtttaataaacaaaagggTTC is a window from the Cucurbita pepo subsp. pepo cultivar mu-cu-16 chromosome LG07, ASM280686v2, whole genome shotgun sequence genome containing:
- the LOC111798731 gene encoding protein ABHD17A-like; this translates as MTTASEQDTYADIEAAYKCLQETYGVKEDQTILYGQSVGSGPTLELATRLPAVRAVVLHSPILSGLRVLYPPLKKTFWFDIYKNIDKIPLLDCPVLVIHGTEDKVVDCSHGKQLWELCKDKYEPLWLKGGSHCDLELYPQYLNHLRKFISAIQTLRPTKKVHEHDHKPPPTTNQKDKSRATHKSRNSVDRLLKSKNNVDSSERPRNSFDRLGDIVRSVGLCNVDCLKHEVAEA